In the Flavobacterium pallidum genome, one interval contains:
- the pfkA gene encoding 6-phosphofructokinase codes for MSKEIKKIGVLTSGGDAPGMNAAIRSVVRTCAYHHIECVGIYRGYQGMIEGDFKEMGPRSVNNIVNKGGTILKSARSKEFMTPEGRKKAYDNLVAAGVNALVIIGGDGSFTGAEVFNEEYGFPVMGIPGTIDNDIFGTSHTLGYDTALNTVVEVIDKIRDTASSHNRLFFVEVMGRDAGHIALNAGIGAGAEEILIPEEDLGLDRLLESLKKSKASGKSSSIVVIAEGDKIGKNVFELKDYVEENLPEYDVRVSVLGHMQRGGAPTCYDRVLASRLGVKAVESILEGKSNFMVGVLQDKIALTPLEQAIKGKSEIDRELLRVSDIMST; via the coding sequence ATGTCAAAAGAGATAAAAAAGATAGGTGTGCTAACATCGGGAGGCGACGCTCCAGGAATGAATGCAGCCATACGTTCTGTTGTCAGGACATGCGCTTATCATCATATCGAATGTGTCGGGATTTACCGCGGTTACCAGGGAATGATCGAGGGTGACTTCAAAGAAATGGGCCCCCGCAGTGTAAATAATATTGTAAATAAAGGCGGAACAATCCTTAAATCTGCCCGTTCCAAAGAATTCATGACCCCTGAAGGCCGTAAAAAAGCGTATGATAACCTTGTGGCTGCCGGCGTGAATGCTTTGGTCATTATCGGTGGTGACGGCAGTTTTACCGGTGCGGAAGTTTTCAACGAAGAATACGGTTTCCCTGTAATGGGAATTCCGGGTACGATTGACAATGATATTTTTGGCACCAGCCATACCTTGGGTTACGACACCGCTTTAAATACCGTTGTGGAAGTAATCGATAAAATCCGTGATACGGCGAGTTCACATAACAGGCTTTTCTTCGTAGAAGTCATGGGACGAGATGCCGGACATATTGCTTTAAACGCCGGCATTGGCGCGGGGGCGGAAGAAATCCTGATTCCCGAAGAAGATCTAGGCTTGGACCGTTTACTGGAATCGCTTAAGAAAAGTAAGGCTTCCGGAAAATCTTCAAGTATTGTCGTCATTGCCGAGGGGGATAAAATCGGAAAAAATGTATTCGAATTAAAGGATTATGTCGAAGAAAACCTGCCTGAATATGACGTGCGTGTTTCGGTTTTAGGACATATGCAGCGCGGTGGTGCACCAACATGTTATGACCGCGTACTGGCAAGCCGTCTTGGTGTAAAAGCCGTAGAATCGATATTGGAAGGAAAATCCAATTTTATGGTAGGCGTATTGCAGGATAAGATTGCGTTAACACCTTTGGAACAAGCCATTAAAGGGAAAAGTGAGATTGATAGGGAACTGCTTCGCGTTTCCGATATCATGTCAACATAA
- the gap gene encoding type I glyceraldehyde-3-phosphate dehydrogenase, with amino-acid sequence MSKVKLGINGFGRIGRIVFRETFNRDNVEVVAINDLLDVDHLAYLLKYDSVHGRFNGKVEVNDGKLYVNDRHIRVTAEKDPSVLKWDEVGVDVVAESTGIFTTIETAQAHIRGGAKKVVISAPSADAPMFVMGVNHTEAKATDTVVSNASCTTNCLAPLAKVIHDNFGIVEGLMTTVHATTSTQMVADGPSKKDWRGGRAASVNIIPSSTGAAKAVGKVIPSLNGKLTGMSFRVPTIDVSVVDLTVKLEKETTYEQIMSVLKNASETDYKGIIGYTEDDVVSQDFVSDTRTSIIDAKAGIGLNSTFFKIVSWYDNEYGYSSKLIDLSVHVAGLK; translated from the coding sequence ATGTCAAAAGTAAAATTAGGAATTAACGGTTTTGGTCGCATCGGAAGGATTGTTTTCAGGGAAACTTTTAACCGTGATAATGTAGAAGTTGTCGCCATCAATGATTTGCTCGATGTGGATCACCTGGCTTATTTATTGAAATACGATTCTGTCCACGGTCGTTTCAACGGGAAAGTGGAAGTGAATGATGGAAAATTATATGTTAACGACAGGCACATCCGTGTGACTGCCGAAAAAGACCCGTCCGTTTTGAAATGGGACGAAGTAGGAGTAGATGTTGTTGCTGAATCCACCGGAATATTCACCACCATCGAAACGGCTCAGGCACACATTCGGGGAGGCGCTAAAAAAGTGGTTATTTCCGCACCATCAGCGGATGCCCCGATGTTTGTTATGGGTGTCAACCACACTGAAGCCAAAGCGACCGATACCGTAGTGTCCAACGCATCCTGTACCACCAATTGCCTTGCCCCTTTGGCAAAAGTGATCCATGACAATTTCGGGATTGTTGAAGGTTTGATGACAACTGTTCATGCTACTACGTCTACCCAAATGGTGGCCGACGGACCTTCTAAAAAAGACTGGAGAGGCGGGCGCGCAGCAAGCGTGAACATCATCCCGTCATCAACAGGTGCTGCAAAAGCGGTAGGAAAAGTGATTCCGTCATTAAACGGAAAACTGACAGGAATGTCATTCCGCGTGCCTACTATCGATGTTTCTGTTGTCGATTTGACTGTAAAACTCGAAAAAGAAACGACTTACGAACAAATCATGTCCGTTTTGAAAAACGCCTCTGAAACCGATTACAAAGGCATCATCGGTTATACTGAAGATGACGTCGTATCTCAGGATTTTGTCTCTGATACACGCACGTCCATCATCGATGCCAAAGCCGGAATCGGATTGAATTCAACGTTTTTCAAAATCGTGTCCTGGTATGACAACGAGTACGGCTATTCAAGTAAACTGATTGACCTGTCTGTACACGTTGCAGGCTTAAAATAA
- a CDS encoding BadF/BadG/BcrA/BcrD ATPase family protein, giving the protein MKLLVDSGSTKADWISIDESGKVLFTTQTLGLNPEVLSKEEVITRLEDKFDISHNRSNVSHLYFYGAGCGTDRMKNFLAEVFREYFPNAVVSVHEDTYAAVYATTPKNEKAVVCILGTGSNCSYFDGVVLHQKVQSLGYIAMDDCSGNRFGRHLLRGYYFNKMPDDLAAEFSTEYDVEPDTVKHHLYKEPNPNAYLATFAKFLIKHKDTEFCQKFIFEEMEKFVENYILQYEEARKYPIHFIGSIAFYLKDELEQVLNKHGLKIGNVLRRPIDGLIQYHALNK; this is encoded by the coding sequence ATGAAATTATTAGTAGACAGTGGATCCACAAAAGCCGACTGGATTTCGATTGACGAGTCAGGAAAAGTGCTGTTCACCACACAAACCCTCGGACTCAACCCCGAAGTATTGTCAAAGGAGGAAGTCATCACCAGGCTTGAGGACAAATTCGACATTTCGCATAACCGCAGCAATGTCTCGCACCTGTATTTTTACGGCGCAGGCTGTGGTACGGACCGTATGAAGAATTTCCTCGCCGAAGTATTTCGTGAGTATTTCCCAAATGCCGTGGTTTCGGTCCATGAAGATACTTACGCAGCGGTCTATGCGACCACTCCAAAAAACGAAAAAGCGGTAGTTTGCATCCTCGGGACAGGATCAAACTGCAGTTATTTTGATGGTGTCGTCCTGCACCAGAAAGTACAGTCTTTGGGTTATATCGCGATGGACGATTGCTCCGGGAACCGTTTCGGACGTCATCTGTTGCGCGGCTATTATTTCAACAAAATGCCGGATGACCTTGCCGCCGAATTCAGTACAGAATATGACGTGGAACCGGACACCGTAAAACATCATTTGTATAAAGAACCCAATCCGAATGCTTACCTGGCCACGTTTGCAAAGTTCCTGATTAAGCATAAGGATACTGAATTCTGCCAGAAATTCATTTTTGAGGAAATGGAAAAATTCGTCGAGAACTATATCCTTCAATATGAAGAAGCGCGCAAATATCCAATCCACTTTATTGGGTCAATTGCATTTTACCTTAAGGATGAACTGGAGCAGGTTTTAAACAAGCACGGACTTAAGATTGGGAATGTGCTGCGCCGCCCGATTGATGGCCTGATACAATACCATGCACTCAACAAATAA
- a CDS encoding Rid family detoxifying hydrolase has product MKNIIITDQAPAPIGPYNQAVAIGNLLFTSGQIALNPVTMELVLDNIETETKQVMENLKAVLAANDMTFENVVKTTIFIMDMADFANINKVYGSYLNEDTAPARETVQVAGLPKGVNVEISMIASR; this is encoded by the coding sequence ATGAAAAACATCATCATTACAGACCAGGCCCCTGCTCCTATAGGGCCATACAATCAGGCGGTTGCCATTGGGAATCTGCTTTTTACTTCAGGGCAGATCGCACTGAATCCGGTAACGATGGAACTCGTTCTGGATAATATCGAAACCGAGACAAAACAAGTCATGGAAAACCTCAAAGCGGTGCTTGCAGCAAACGATATGACTTTTGAAAATGTGGTAAAAACTACCATTTTTATCATGGATATGGCTGATTTTGCCAATATCAATAAAGTGTACGGCAGTTATTTAAATGAAGATACCGCTCCGGCACGCGAAACAGTTCAGGTAGCCGGATTACCGAAAGGGGTGAACGTGGAGATCTCGATGATTGCGTCGAGATGA